The DNA sequence CGCAGCTCGCCGGCACGCAGCCGCTCGGTCAGCAGCTGCTGACGCTCCGAACGGGCCCGCAGCCGGTGCGCGATCGCGGCCAGCACGGCGTCCCCGGCCGAGGCCCCCGTCGGGCCGGACGGGTGGGGCGGCGGGTCGTCTCGCGCCACGCGATCGTCCTCCGAACCGTTCGGACGGCGCCCGGGTCGGACGCCACGTCAGTACCCGCTCGGGTAGGGGGCGGGACGGTTGCGAAGCCTACTCGTCGGTCCGCCCAGCGCTCGTTCTGATGCGGTGGGCGGTGGATCGTGGACGGGCGGGCGGCGCAACTCCGCCGACGGGTCACCGGGAGTGCCCGGACGGGCACGACGGGCGGCCGGGCGGCCGCGCCGGAGGGGGCTCACTCGAACCGCGACGGGTCCCCCGCACCGTGCCGCACGATCTCCGGCTCGTCGCCGGACAGGTCGACGACGGTGGTCGGCTCGGTGCCGCAGTCCCCGGAGTCGATGACCGCGTCGACCTGGTTCTCCAGCTCCTCCTTGATCTCCCAGCCCTGCGTCATCGGCTCGTCGTGGCCCGGCAGCAGCAGCGTCGAGGACAGCAGCGGCTCCCCCAGCTCGGCCAGCAGCGCCTGGGTGGTGGCGTGGTCGGGGATGCGCACGCCGACGGTCTTCTTCTTCGGGTGCAGCAGCTGCTTGGGCACCTCCTTGGTGGCCGGGAGGATGAAGGTGTAGCTGCCCGGGGTGGACGCCTTCACCGCGCGGAACACGGCGTTGGAGAT is a window from the Pseudonocardia sp. HH130629-09 genome containing:
- a CDS encoding L-threonylcarbamoyladenylate synthase, with translation MARYFDVHPQNPQPRSIGQVVDLVRSGGLIAYPTDSCFALGCSLGNRDGLDRIRQIRKLDDRHHFTLVCAEFAQLGQFVQISNAVFRAVKASTPGSYTFILPATKEVPKQLLHPKKKTVGVRIPDHATTQALLAELGEPLLSSTLLLPGHDEPMTQGWEIKEELENQVDAVIDSGDCGTEPTTVVDLSGDEPEIVRHGAGDPSRFE